Proteins encoded by one window of Streptacidiphilus sp. PB12-B1b:
- a CDS encoding IS5 family transposase (programmed frameshift) has translation MVERLVPDGLWELFQRAVPASPTRPQGGGRRRYGDREVLAAIVFVATSGCTWAQLPPCFGPSGPTAHRRFAEWSRARVWAKLHRLVMDELGARGELDWSRCAVDSVNMRALKKGDLTGPNPVDRGKYGSKIHILTERTGLPLSIGISGANLHDSQALEPLVRGIAPVRSRRGPRRRRPAKLHADKAYDYVHLRRWLRSRGITPRIARRGIESSERLGRYRWTVERTVAWLAGCRRLHRRYERKAEHFLAFVGIAATLICYRRLAK, from the exons ATCGTGGAGCGGTTGGTGCCGGACGGATTGTGGGAGTTGTTCCAGCGGGCCGTGCCGGCTTCGCCGACACGGCCACAGGGCGGCGGGCGTCGCCGCTATGGGGACCGTGAGGTACTGGCCGCGATCGTCTTCGTGGCCACCTCCGGCTGCACCTGGGCCCAGCTCCCACCGTGTTTCGGCCCGTCCGGGCCGACCGCACACCGCCGCTTCGCCGAGTGGAGCCGGGCGCGAGTGTGGGCCAAGCTGCACCGCCTGGTCATGGACGAACTCGGCGCGCGCGGCGAGCTGGACTGGTCGCGGTGCGCGGTCGACTCGGTCAACATGCGGGCCTTGAAAA AGGGGGACCTGACGGGTCCGAATCCTGTGGATCGGGGCAAGTACGGGTCGAAGATCCACATACTCACCGAGCGCACCGGTTTACCCCTGTCGATCGGCATCTCCGGCGCGAACCTGCACGACAGCCAGGCCCTGGAGCCGCTCGTCCGTGGCATCGCCCCGGTGCGCTCCCGACGCGGACCACGGCGACGGCGCCCCGCCAAGCTCCACGCCGACAAGGCCTACGACTACGTTCACCTGCGGCGATGGCTCCGATCCCGCGGCATCACCCCACGCATCGCACGCCGTGGCATTGAATCCTCCGAGCGCTTGGGCCGCTACCGCTGGACCGTGGAGCGCACCGTCGCCTGGCTCGCCGGCTGCCGACGACTCCACCGCCGCTACGAACGCAAAGCCGAACACTTCCTCGCCTTCGTGGGCATCGCCGCCACGCTCATCTGCTACCGCCGACTCGCCAAATGA
- a CDS encoding IS256 family transposase, producing the protein MLSVVNADGSTQSGSLIDEIVREGARRMLAAALEAEVNQYIAELAVETDQRGHRLVVRSGHHQPRTVTTAAGPIEVRAPRVNDKRVDETTGERKRFSSKILAPWCRKSPKVSEVLPLLYLHGLSSGDFVPALEQFLGSAAGLSAATVTRLTKQWGENHGAFQARDLSERDFVYVWADGVHPKVRLGQAHSCVLVLLGVRVDGTKELIALAEGLRESTESWADLLRDCRRRGMRDPELVVGDGAMGLWRALAEVFPATRHQRCWVHKARNVTNALPKSAQPGATKAMQEIYNAEDRTHAEKAIEAFEKTYGTKWPKAVAKITNDQDELLAFYDFPAEHWIHLRTTNPIESTFSTVKLRTKVTRGAGSPAAALAMVFKLVESAQERWRTITGAHLVALVRAGARFENGILVERTEVAA; encoded by the coding sequence GTGCTCAGCGTAGTCAACGCCGACGGCTCTACCCAGTCCGGCTCCCTGATCGACGAGATCGTCCGCGAGGGGGCCCGGCGGATGCTGGCCGCCGCTCTGGAGGCGGAAGTCAATCAGTACATAGCCGAGTTGGCGGTCGAGACCGACCAGCGGGGGCATCGCCTGGTGGTCCGCAGCGGCCATCACCAGCCCCGAACCGTGACCACCGCCGCCGGCCCGATCGAGGTGCGGGCCCCGCGCGTGAACGACAAGCGGGTGGACGAGACGACCGGGGAGCGCAAGCGGTTCTCCTCGAAGATCCTTGCGCCGTGGTGCCGTAAGTCGCCCAAGGTCAGCGAGGTGCTGCCGTTGCTCTACCTGCACGGCCTGTCCTCCGGGGACTTCGTGCCCGCCCTGGAGCAGTTCCTCGGCTCGGCGGCCGGCCTATCGGCGGCGACCGTGACCCGGCTGACGAAGCAGTGGGGCGAGAACCACGGCGCTTTCCAGGCCCGTGACCTGTCGGAGCGCGACTTCGTCTACGTGTGGGCCGACGGCGTGCACCCGAAGGTCCGGCTCGGGCAGGCGCACTCGTGCGTGCTGGTCCTGCTCGGGGTGCGAGTGGACGGCACCAAGGAGCTGATCGCGCTCGCCGAGGGTCTGCGCGAGTCCACCGAGTCGTGGGCGGACCTGCTGCGTGACTGTCGCCGACGCGGTATGCGTGACCCGGAGTTGGTGGTCGGCGACGGCGCGATGGGACTGTGGCGGGCCCTGGCCGAGGTGTTCCCCGCCACCCGCCATCAGCGCTGCTGGGTCCACAAGGCCCGCAATGTCACGAACGCATTGCCGAAGTCCGCACAGCCGGGCGCGACGAAGGCAATGCAGGAGATCTACAACGCCGAGGACCGCACGCACGCCGAGAAGGCGATCGAGGCGTTCGAGAAGACCTACGGCACCAAGTGGCCCAAGGCCGTGGCTAAGATCACCAACGATCAGGACGAACTGCTGGCGTTCTACGACTTCCCGGCCGAGCACTGGATCCACCTGCGGACCACCAACCCCATCGAGTCGACGTTCTCCACCGTCAAACTGCGGACCAAGGTCACCCGCGGAGCCGGCAGCCCGGCTGCGGCCCTCGCGATGGTGTTCAAGCTCGTCGAGTCCGCCCAGGAGCGCTGGCGCACGATCACCGGCGCCCACCTGGTCGCACTCGTCCGCGCCGGCGCCCGCTTCGAAAACGGCATCCTGGTCGAGCGCACCGAGGTGGCGGCATGA
- a CDS encoding DUF6193 family natural product biosynthesis protein: MWRHTGSSYFWSGQWHHERHEVLKPGTAYPDIVSLIEAAGAVPKLQQLYPFTSHFSLNFGCFTSYPWSVQVPSVDPLSDGRFRVRRPRSADAIGFARTGDDAVSLVVDKLPAGLGPAVARDQADR; this comes from the coding sequence CTGTGGAGGCACACTGGCAGCAGCTACTTCTGGTCTGGCCAGTGGCATCACGAGCGCCACGAGGTCTTGAAACCGGGCACTGCCTACCCGGACATCGTGTCCCTGATCGAGGCGGCCGGAGCGGTACCGAAACTGCAGCAGCTCTACCCCTTCACCAGCCATTTCAGTCTGAACTTCGGCTGCTTCACGAGCTACCCGTGGTCAGTCCAGGTGCCGTCGGTCGATCCCCTGTCTGACGGACGGTTCCGCGTCCGGCGTCCTCGAAGTGCTGACGCCATCGGGTTTGCCCGCACTGGGGACGACGCGGTATCCCTCGTCGTAGACAAACTCCCAGCCGGGCTCGGCCCAGCTGTCGCCCGCGATCAGGCCGACCGCTGA
- a CDS encoding DNA ligase gives MATKANQESANPHAAAFDVLAVPGADVRGRPLSERWQLLTQLLEGSGPLVQPVLSTGDGDLALRWQAGLADAGVEGIVAKDLRSAYRPGSTGAWVKMRTRDTQDALLLGITGAPGRPEALLVRLADGREETTSPRLDSAQARQVADLVSTRLRPLSAVDSSRVRWLESPHPVEVTVGTGRHGGVRVVRLRGGD, from the coding sequence ATCGCCACCAAGGCCAACCAGGAATCCGCGAACCCGCACGCTGCCGCCTTCGACGTCCTCGCGGTGCCCGGCGCGGACGTGCGGGGACGGCCGCTGAGTGAGCGGTGGCAGTTGCTCACGCAGCTGCTGGAGGGCAGCGGCCCGCTGGTGCAGCCAGTGCTGTCCACGGGCGACGGGGATCTCGCGCTGCGCTGGCAGGCCGGCCTGGCCGACGCCGGTGTCGAGGGCATCGTCGCCAAGGACCTGCGCAGCGCCTACCGCCCGGGTTCGACAGGCGCGTGGGTCAAGATGCGGACCCGCGACACCCAGGACGCGCTGCTGCTCGGCATCACCGGCGCCCCAGGCCGCCCAGAGGCCCTGCTGGTGCGGCTGGCCGACGGCCGGGAGGAGACCACCTCCCCGCGCCTGGACTCCGCCCAGGCCCGGCAGGTCGCCGACCTCGTCAGCACCCGGCTGCGTCCCCTCAGCGCCGTGGACAGCAGCCGGGTGCGGTGGCTGGAGTCACCGCACCCGGTCGAGGTCACCGTGGGAACCGGTCGCCATGGCGGCGTCCGGGTCGTCCGGCTGCGCGGCGGCGACTGA
- a CDS encoding IS256 family transposase, translating into MALSQHDLLRLLESLRSADGLELVRSVAERMLQELIEAEATARIGAEWNEHTDARTALRNGHRDKTLTTQAGDLGLGIPKLRSGSFFPVLLERRRRIDQALFAVVMEAYVHGVSTRSVDDLVKALGSDTGISKSEVSRICKDLDGQLSAFRRRRLDHVRFPYVYLDATYCKARVEHQIVSRAVVIATGITEDGGREVLGVMVGDSESEASWTAFLRSLRERGLDGVRLVIGDHHLGLVAAIRKVMLGAGYQRCRVHFLRNVFNVIHKDAAEMVAATIRTVFAQPNAGGVRSQLDTVADMLGKQFPKVKEMLLEAKDDLTAFAAFPERHWKKIQSTNPLERINREIKRRTDVVQVFPNDDALLRLVTAVLFELHDEWIAFPRRYLPEGSMEVLYPAELPEGAPALPNTTDD; encoded by the coding sequence GTGGCCCTGTCTCAGCATGACCTACTCCGGCTGCTGGAGTCACTACGTTCGGCAGACGGCCTGGAACTCGTCCGCTCGGTGGCCGAGCGGATGCTGCAGGAGCTGATCGAGGCCGAGGCCACGGCCAGGATCGGCGCCGAGTGGAACGAGCACACCGACGCGCGCACCGCTCTTCGCAACGGCCACCGCGACAAGACGCTCACCACGCAGGCCGGCGACCTGGGGCTGGGCATCCCCAAGCTGCGGTCGGGCAGCTTCTTCCCCGTGCTGCTGGAGCGGCGCCGCCGGATCGACCAGGCCCTGTTCGCGGTCGTGATGGAGGCCTACGTCCACGGCGTGTCCACGCGGTCGGTCGACGACCTGGTCAAGGCCCTGGGCTCGGACACCGGGATCTCCAAGAGCGAGGTCTCGCGGATCTGCAAGGACCTGGACGGCCAGCTGTCCGCGTTCCGCCGGCGGCGGCTGGACCATGTCCGCTTCCCCTACGTCTACCTCGACGCGACCTACTGCAAGGCCCGCGTCGAGCACCAGATCGTCTCGCGGGCAGTGGTGATCGCCACCGGCATCACCGAGGACGGCGGCCGCGAAGTGCTCGGCGTGATGGTCGGCGACAGCGAGAGCGAGGCCTCGTGGACCGCCTTCCTGCGCTCCCTGCGCGAACGCGGCCTGGACGGAGTGCGGCTGGTCATAGGCGACCACCACCTCGGGCTGGTCGCAGCGATCCGCAAGGTCATGCTCGGCGCCGGCTACCAAAGGTGCAGGGTTCACTTCCTGCGCAACGTCTTCAACGTGATCCACAAGGACGCCGCCGAGATGGTCGCCGCGACGATCCGTACGGTCTTCGCCCAGCCCAATGCCGGCGGGGTCCGCAGCCAGCTCGACACCGTCGCCGACATGCTCGGCAAGCAGTTCCCCAAGGTCAAGGAGATGCTGCTGGAGGCAAAGGACGACCTGACCGCGTTCGCGGCCTTCCCCGAGCGGCACTGGAAGAAGATCCAGTCGACCAATCCGCTGGAGCGCATCAACCGCGAGATCAAACGACGAACCGACGTCGTCCAGGTCTTCCCCAACGACGACGCCCTGCTCAGGCTCGTCACCGCCGTGCTGTTCGAACTGCACGACGAATGGATCGCCTTCCCCCGCCGCTACCTGCCCGAAGGCAGCATGGAAGTGCTCTATCCTGCCGAGCTCCCGGAAGGCGCCCCCGCGCTACCCAACACCACCGATGATTGA
- a CDS encoding helix-hairpin-helix domain-containing protein has product MPLFIMAAAGVGFFTWAVFLILGRRAQRRAWLVWSAGYAALMVAFCVLEAASGTSVTDLAASIAPIPFAFAWFGGIVHVAVISKDATRRIQQVRRVPDGTPVLIAARERIKEREEGRRLAVKDPVLAREVGVGRPDVPGTQDFGLVDVNHAAPEALCKLPGITPQIADYIEQTRQSVGLFTSVEDLSATLDLPPNLTDNLREHAVFL; this is encoded by the coding sequence GTGCCGCTGTTCATCATGGCCGCCGCTGGAGTCGGGTTTTTCACCTGGGCCGTCTTCCTGATCCTCGGCCGAAGAGCGCAGCGCCGCGCCTGGCTGGTGTGGTCCGCTGGATACGCCGCCCTGATGGTCGCCTTTTGCGTCCTGGAAGCCGCGTCGGGCACGAGCGTGACCGACCTGGCGGCCAGTATCGCCCCGATCCCGTTTGCCTTCGCCTGGTTCGGCGGCATCGTGCACGTCGCCGTCATCTCCAAGGACGCCACTCGGCGGATACAGCAGGTAAGGCGGGTGCCTGACGGTACTCCTGTCCTCATCGCCGCCCGCGAGCGGATCAAGGAACGGGAAGAGGGGCGCCGCTTGGCGGTGAAAGACCCGGTGCTAGCCCGGGAGGTGGGCGTGGGACGTCCAGACGTTCCCGGAACGCAAGACTTCGGCCTGGTCGACGTCAATCACGCTGCGCCGGAAGCCCTCTGCAAGCTGCCTGGGATCACCCCGCAGATCGCCGACTACATCGAACAGACGCGCCAGAGCGTCGGACTCTTCACCTCCGTGGAGGACCTCTCCGCGACCCTGGACCTGCCACCGAACCTGACCGACAATCTGCGGGAGCACGCCGTCTTCCTGTAG
- a CDS encoding amidohydrolase family protein, translating into MTAEEVCPVVLQVRGVVLPEREERSFWIDGDRLRTDPVPHADLVVDGGWLLPGLVDVHTHPGTEGIEDPFSDEVLRRHLVDHRDAGVLLVRTPGSAARMPGWVDEDPDMPRVRSAGRWLATPGRFFPGFGRDVSEADLVHAAVEEAKASSGWCKVIGDWKHSEPALPLEILTAVVQAVHMAGGRVAAHCQTAEGSRNAVLAGVDSLEHGMHLDPDLIGRMAAQGTAFVPTLSVFGATADQRRAGAPSSTRDWWLAGWEGMLPNVSAAHEAGVTVLAGTDSFPCGTVTSEIEWLVHAGLPAEAALGAASWSARSWLGLPGLVDGAPADLVAYDTDPTIDTSVLAHPTRIILRGRVVS; encoded by the coding sequence ATGACGGCCGAGGAGGTCTGCCCGGTGGTGCTTCAGGTGAGAGGTGTCGTACTGCCAGAGCGGGAGGAGCGATCCTTCTGGATCGATGGAGACCGCTTGCGGACCGACCCGGTCCCGCATGCGGATCTCGTTGTCGACGGCGGCTGGCTGCTGCCCGGCCTGGTCGACGTGCACACGCACCCGGGCACCGAAGGCATTGAAGACCCTTTCAGCGACGAGGTGCTCCGGCGCCATCTGGTCGATCACCGCGACGCCGGGGTGCTTCTGGTTCGCACGCCCGGGTCTGCGGCCCGGATGCCCGGCTGGGTGGACGAGGACCCCGACATGCCGCGAGTCCGCTCGGCCGGCCGATGGCTCGCAACCCCTGGCCGCTTCTTCCCCGGCTTCGGTCGTGACGTGAGCGAGGCCGACCTGGTCCATGCCGCCGTCGAGGAGGCCAAGGCTTCCTCAGGTTGGTGCAAAGTCATCGGCGACTGGAAGCACAGTGAACCGGCACTGCCACTGGAGATCCTGACGGCCGTCGTGCAGGCCGTGCACATGGCCGGCGGCCGAGTGGCCGCGCACTGCCAGACCGCTGAAGGCAGTCGTAACGCCGTTCTGGCCGGTGTCGACAGCTTGGAGCACGGCATGCACCTGGACCCTGATCTGATTGGCCGCATGGCTGCCCAGGGCACCGCGTTCGTCCCGACACTCAGCGTCTTCGGCGCAACGGCGGACCAGAGGCGCGCCGGGGCTCCGAGTTCCACCCGGGACTGGTGGCTGGCTGGATGGGAGGGGATGCTGCCCAACGTCAGCGCCGCCCACGAAGCCGGCGTTACTGTCTTGGCCGGCACCGACAGCTTCCCGTGCGGCACCGTCACCTCAGAGATCGAGTGGCTGGTCCATGCAGGCTTGCCGGCCGAGGCCGCTCTAGGCGCAGCATCGTGGTCAGCCCGCTCCTGGCTAGGCCTGCCCGGATTGGTTGACGGAGCCCCCGCCGACCTTGTCGCCTATGACACCGACCCGACCATCGACACGTCCGTGCTGGCCCATCCAACCCGCATCATCCTGCGCGGACGAGTCGTCAGCTGA
- a CDS encoding HAD family acid phosphatase, with protein MAKPGFTVGAFGAGAFKALMVAALSAVLAGAGVAVAATGGTAPPPDYKRVGSEPRNLDQLKAQINAYYNGYTDASGNYHIGPHSQWETDVANQIAKAQAYLEQRLAHHRLRIPAIMLDIDDTSLSTYPVQADFDFGGGADAAQADAHANADDTYPVIGPTLELARWAHAHGVKVIFMTGRHSNLTTVTRNQLTGLGYPIDGLYLRPRSDPPSYLPCGTSCTAMPFKSNTRKYLESQGYDFIVAIGDQVSDYAGGYDDRGYKLPNPMYNIP; from the coding sequence ATGGCGAAGCCAGGATTCACGGTGGGGGCGTTCGGGGCGGGGGCGTTCAAAGCACTGATGGTCGCGGCGCTGAGCGCTGTGCTGGCCGGAGCCGGGGTGGCGGTGGCGGCCACAGGCGGGACCGCGCCGCCGCCCGACTACAAGCGGGTCGGCTCCGAGCCGCGCAACCTGGACCAGCTCAAGGCCCAGATCAACGCCTACTACAACGGCTACACGGACGCCTCCGGGAACTACCACATCGGCCCCCACAGCCAGTGGGAGACCGACGTCGCCAACCAGATCGCCAAGGCCCAGGCCTATCTGGAGCAGCGGCTCGCCCACCATCGGCTGCGGATCCCGGCGATCATGTTGGATATCGACGACACCTCGCTGTCCACCTACCCCGTCCAGGCCGACTTCGACTTCGGCGGCGGCGCGGACGCGGCCCAGGCCGACGCACACGCCAACGCAGATGACACCTACCCGGTGATCGGGCCCACGCTGGAACTCGCCCGGTGGGCCCACGCACACGGAGTGAAGGTCATCTTCATGACCGGTCGGCACTCCAACCTGACCACGGTGACCCGCAACCAGCTCACCGGGCTCGGCTACCCCATCGACGGGCTCTACCTGCGGCCGAGGAGCGACCCGCCGTCCTACCTGCCCTGTGGGACGAGCTGCACGGCGATGCCGTTCAAGTCGAACACCCGCAAGTACCTGGAATCGCAGGGCTACGACTTCATCGTCGCCATCGGGGACCAGGTCAGCGACTATGCGGGCGGCTACGACGACCGGGGCTACAAGCTGCCCAACCCGATGTACAACATCCCCTAG
- a CDS encoding transposase family protein: protein MIDRLHHTKGRDRNDCQAFAESGIDTACGEAIVLADGAYRGTGTLIPHRRQPGQDLPDWQKDHNRSHRRVRARVEHAISRMKNWKILRGCRRKGLAVYWAASGIARMHNLALTD, encoded by the coding sequence ATGATTGATCGGCTACACCACACCAAGGGACGCGATCGCAACGACTGCCAGGCATTCGCCGAGTCCGGTATCGACACCGCCTGCGGCGAAGCGATCGTGCTGGCCGACGGCGCCTACCGCGGCACCGGCACACTCATCCCGCACCGCCGACAACCAGGCCAGGACCTGCCCGACTGGCAGAAGGACCACAACCGCTCCCACCGTCGAGTACGAGCACGCGTCGAACATGCCATCTCCCGGATGAAGAACTGGAAGATCCTCCGTGGGTGCCGACGCAAAGGACTGGCCGTCTACTGGGCCGCCAGCGGCATCGCCCGCATGCACAACCTCGCCCTGACCGACTGA
- a CDS encoding IS1380 family transposase, translating into MNKRIGWYPRVRVQGDGGGVVSQAGGVLLVEAARKAGLDTAISAALTPWRKPRAVHDPGKVLLDLALAVALGGDCLSDVAMLRAEPQVFGPVASGPTVSRLVDTLAAAGPRALTAIRRARAEVRERVWKLAGADAPDAGGQVVVDIDGVLVLAHSDKQDAAATWKRTFGHHPLVAFVDHGAAGSGEPVAGLLRPGNAGSNTAADHITTTRMALAQLPKKYRRGRRTLIRTDSAGGTHDFLNWLTARGRWLSYSVGMTITEVVHHAVLRIPASAWTPAVEPDGQVRDGAWVAELAGDVLKGWPAGMRLIVRKERLHPGAQLRFTDADGMRLTCFATNTADTAVARLELRHRQRARAEDRIRAARDTGLRNLPLHDAAQNQIWLEIVQIALDLLAWMPMLALTGTARRWEPKRLRLRLFSAAARLVTTGRRRILRLARHWPWTELITTALTRLQALPNPD; encoded by the coding sequence GTGAACAAGCGTATCGGGTGGTATCCGCGTGTCCGCGTCCAGGGCGACGGAGGCGGGGTGGTCTCGCAAGCCGGCGGTGTGCTGCTGGTGGAGGCGGCCCGCAAGGCCGGGCTGGATACGGCGATATCGGCGGCGTTGACGCCGTGGCGCAAGCCACGGGCGGTGCACGATCCGGGCAAGGTCCTGCTGGACCTCGCCCTGGCGGTGGCACTGGGCGGGGACTGCCTGTCGGATGTGGCGATGCTGCGGGCCGAGCCTCAGGTGTTCGGGCCTGTGGCCTCCGGTCCCACCGTCTCCAGGCTGGTCGACACCCTGGCCGCCGCCGGCCCCCGCGCGCTGACGGCGATCCGCCGGGCGAGGGCCGAAGTCCGGGAGCGGGTGTGGAAGTTGGCCGGGGCGGATGCCCCCGATGCGGGTGGCCAGGTGGTCGTGGACATCGACGGTGTGCTGGTCCTGGCACACTCCGACAAGCAGGACGCCGCGGCGACCTGGAAGCGGACCTTCGGGCACCATCCGCTGGTCGCGTTCGTCGACCACGGAGCGGCCGGGTCCGGGGAACCGGTGGCCGGGCTGCTGCGGCCGGGCAACGCAGGCAGCAACACCGCTGCCGACCACATCACCACGACCCGCATGGCCCTGGCCCAACTGCCGAAGAAGTACCGGCGCGGCCGGCGGACCCTGATCCGGACCGACTCCGCCGGCGGAACCCACGACTTCCTGAACTGGCTGACCGCGCGCGGCCGGTGGCTGTCCTACTCGGTCGGGATGACGATCACCGAGGTTGTCCACCACGCTGTCCTGCGGATTCCCGCCTCGGCCTGGACCCCGGCGGTCGAACCCGACGGCCAGGTCCGCGACGGTGCCTGGGTGGCCGAACTGGCCGGCGACGTCCTGAAGGGCTGGCCCGCCGGAATGCGGCTGATCGTGCGCAAGGAACGCCTCCACCCCGGAGCCCAGTTGAGGTTCACCGACGCCGACGGCATGCGCCTGACCTGCTTCGCCACCAACACCGCGGACACCGCTGTCGCGCGTCTGGAACTGCGGCACCGCCAACGCGCCCGCGCTGAGGACCGCATCCGCGCGGCCCGCGACACCGGCCTGCGCAACCTGCCCCTGCACGATGCCGCCCAGAACCAGATCTGGCTGGAGATCGTCCAGATCGCCCTGGACCTGCTGGCCTGGATGCCGATGCTCGCCCTGACCGGCACCGCCCGCCGCTGGGAGCCAAAACGCCTGCGGCTGCGACTGTTCTCCGCCGCCGCCCGCCTGGTCACCACCGGCCGCAGGCGTATCCTCCGTCTGGCCCGCCACTGGCCCTGGACCGAACTGATCACCACGGCCCTCACCAGGCTGCAGGCCCTGCCGAACCCCGACTGA
- a CDS encoding S53 family peptidase — MRTNALIRSRILWSAVSAGALAVSAFAATAQAGTTPTARSAQTPLAWHQLCAAPGTAQASCDVLQVNHPAERVAAFGATANASPSGYGPSDLRSAYNLPANGGSGQTVAVIDADDDPDAASDLATYRQQYGLPACTTSNGCFRKVSSNGSSTSLPTKASADQGAEDSLDLDLVSAIAPGAHIILVEASGGGVSNMGAAVNEAVKLGAKIVSNSYIWKQTSSDPTYDKDYYDHPGVAMVAGSGDWDYQWGVGYPASSPYVTAVGGTSLVKASNSRGWNETVWNTKAGEGTGSGCSAYEAKPSWQKDTGCTKRTEADVSASADPDHGEAVYDSYQESGWGVYGGTSAATPIIAGVYADAGTPTAESNPASFPYADSSALNDVTSGNNGSCSPAYLCTAEVGYDGPTGLGTPNGTAAFHS; from the coding sequence ATGCGCACCAACGCCCTCATACGCTCCCGGATCCTGTGGTCCGCCGTCAGCGCCGGCGCGCTGGCCGTCTCCGCCTTCGCGGCCACCGCCCAGGCCGGCACCACCCCCACGGCCCGGTCCGCGCAGACCCCCCTGGCCTGGCACCAACTCTGCGCCGCACCCGGCACCGCTCAGGCATCCTGCGACGTCCTGCAGGTCAACCACCCCGCCGAACGGGTCGCCGCGTTCGGCGCCACAGCCAACGCCTCCCCCTCCGGCTACGGGCCGTCGGACCTGCGCAGCGCCTACAACCTGCCCGCCAACGGCGGCTCGGGCCAGACCGTCGCCGTCATCGACGCTGACGACGACCCCGATGCCGCCAGCGACCTCGCCACCTACCGCCAGCAGTACGGACTCCCGGCCTGCACCACCTCCAACGGCTGCTTCAGGAAGGTCAGTTCCAACGGCAGCAGCACCAGCCTGCCCACCAAGGCCAGCGCCGACCAGGGCGCGGAGGACTCGCTCGACCTCGACCTGGTGTCCGCCATCGCCCCCGGCGCCCACATCATCCTGGTGGAGGCATCGGGCGGCGGCGTCTCCAACATGGGCGCGGCCGTGAACGAGGCGGTCAAGCTCGGCGCCAAGATCGTCTCCAACAGCTACATCTGGAAGCAGACCTCCTCGGACCCGACCTACGACAAGGACTACTACGATCACCCGGGCGTCGCCATGGTCGCCGGAAGCGGCGACTGGGACTACCAGTGGGGCGTCGGCTACCCGGCCAGCTCCCCCTACGTGACCGCAGTCGGCGGAACCTCGCTGGTCAAAGCCTCCAACTCGCGCGGCTGGAACGAGACCGTGTGGAACACCAAAGCAGGCGAGGGGACCGGGTCGGGCTGCTCGGCCTACGAGGCCAAGCCCTCATGGCAGAAGGACACCGGCTGCACCAAGCGCACCGAGGCCGACGTCTCCGCCTCCGCCGACCCCGACCACGGCGAGGCCGTGTACGACAGCTACCAGGAAAGCGGTTGGGGCGTCTACGGCGGAACCAGCGCCGCCACCCCGATCATCGCCGGCGTCTACGCGGACGCCGGGACACCGACCGCCGAATCCAACCCGGCCTCCTTCCCGTACGCGGACTCCAGCGCTCTCAACGACGTGACCAGCGGCAACAACGGCAGCTGCTCCCCTGCCTACCTGTGCACGGCAGAGGTCGGCTATGACGGCCCGACCGGCCTCGGCACCCCGAACGGCACTGCAGCCTTCCACAGCTGA
- a CDS encoding protein phosphatase, with product MITTWDPTALGVLRLPSGRLVRGRGLSRPLPVGQVPGFALYLLGHEPPAVPWEARWLLWPDFRPPSDRAATGSALREAWTRSEAERVEIACTGGQGRTGTALACLAVLDGVPSRQAVAYVREHYASRAVETFRQRRFVAHFHKCDAGAAKTLSADV from the coding sequence GTGATCACTACTTGGGACCCTACGGCGTTGGGCGTCCTTCGCCTGCCGTCGGGCCGACTTGTGCGGGGCCGAGGGCTCAGCCGCCCGCTTCCGGTCGGGCAGGTGCCCGGCTTCGCGCTTTATCTACTGGGTCACGAGCCTCCTGCGGTCCCTTGGGAAGCGCGCTGGCTCCTTTGGCCGGACTTCCGGCCGCCGTCGGATCGCGCTGCTACTGGGAGCGCTCTGCGAGAGGCATGGACGCGATCCGAAGCCGAACGCGTCGAGATTGCCTGTACTGGCGGACAGGGACGAACCGGCACTGCGCTGGCCTGCCTTGCCGTACTGGATGGGGTGCCCAGTCGCCAAGCGGTGGCATATGTCAGAGAGCACTATGCCTCCCGTGCTGTTGAGACATTCCGGCAACGCCGTTTCGTCGCTCACTTCCATAAATGCGATGCTGGCGCCGCCAAAACATTGTCGGCTGACGTTTGA